One window of the Pseudomonas sp. S04 genome contains the following:
- the tssJ gene encoding type VI secretion system lipoprotein TssJ, with translation MSRRPIVFFKALTALTTLVLLGGCSTLSPYSHITKLNLKLTASDQLNPDLNGRPSPIVVRLFELKHPVAFENADFFSLYERAKESLAPDMVATEELELRPGETVEFKLNVEEGSRYVGVLAAYRDLPDTKWRYTLQVAPEEVTDADLTLDQSGIRNTHELLVKAAD, from the coding sequence ATGTCTCGCCGCCCGATTGTTTTTTTTAAGGCGCTGACTGCGCTGACCACCTTGGTACTGCTGGGCGGTTGCTCAACGCTATCGCCGTATTCGCACATCACCAAACTCAACCTGAAGTTGACGGCCAGCGACCAGTTGAACCCGGATCTCAACGGTCGCCCGTCGCCGATTGTCGTACGCCTGTTTGAACTCAAGCACCCGGTGGCGTTCGAGAACGCGGATTTTTTCAGCCTGTACGAGCGCGCCAAGGAATCCCTGGCTCCCGATATGGTTGCGACCGAGGAGCTTGAGTTGCGTCCGGGAGAAACCGTCGAATTCAAGCTCAATGTCGAGGAGGGTAGCCGCTATGTCGGTGTCCTCGCCGCCTACCGGGACCTGCCGGATACCAAATGGCGCTACACCCTGCAAGTCGCCCCGGAGGAAGTCACCGACGCCGACCTGACGCTCGACCAGAGCGGCATTCGCAACACCCATGAATTGCTAGTCAAGGCGGCTGACTGA
- the tssF gene encoding type VI secretion system baseplate subunit TssF — protein MSFNHYYQSELTALRQLGRRFAERSPALAPFLGQAGRDPDVERLLEGFAFLTGRLRQKLDDELPELSHSLMQLLWPNYMRPLPSFSILQFGPLKRSGPALMVERDTPVESVPIDDVRCRFRTCYPTEVLPLDLTALNYSVKGDGSLMSLRLEMSADGHLGELELSRLRLHFAGERYISQMLYLSLLRNLEGIELIPLDGAGNPINGVNGTPMAFKMPGDRVQPVGFAEEEALIPYPLNTFRGYRYLQEYFAFQDKFLFVDISGLDLLKALPAYILKQVRGLELRFDIRKSGVLRMRPTLDNVKLHCTPIVNLFTHDALPIRLDGKQDEYLLLPAEYDLENCGVFSVETVTGWKPGGLGYQEYVPFESFEHDPSFDVPNSRPHYSIRQRSSSLHEGLDTYLSFGIRHTEAQETLSVELMCTNQNLPRKLKLGDISQACEETPEFLSFRNITPATSSFAPPLNHDFLWKLISNMSLNYLSLADVNALKVILETYDLPRYYDQHAEKVSKRLLGGLKSIKHQHVDRLHRGLPVRGLRTELTIDPQGYIGEGDLFVFASVLNEFFALYASLNSYHELRVKSTQGEVYQWTPRMGLQPLL, from the coding sequence GTGTCCTTTAACCACTATTACCAAAGCGAACTCACTGCACTTCGTCAGTTAGGTCGTCGCTTTGCCGAGCGTAGCCCGGCGTTGGCGCCTTTCCTCGGTCAAGCCGGACGGGATCCAGACGTGGAGCGATTGCTGGAGGGTTTTGCATTCCTGACCGGGCGTCTGCGTCAGAAACTCGATGACGAGTTACCGGAGCTCAGCCATTCTCTGATGCAACTGCTGTGGCCCAACTACATGCGGCCGCTGCCATCGTTCAGTATTTTGCAGTTCGGACCGTTGAAACGTTCTGGTCCGGCATTGATGGTCGAACGCGATACACCAGTGGAAAGCGTTCCGATTGATGACGTGCGTTGCCGATTTCGCACCTGTTATCCGACTGAAGTCCTGCCGTTGGACCTAACTGCGCTGAACTACTCGGTGAAGGGCGACGGTTCGCTGATGAGCCTGCGTCTGGAAATGAGCGCCGACGGGCACCTCGGTGAGCTGGAGTTGAGCCGCTTGCGACTGCACTTTGCCGGCGAGCGCTACATCAGCCAGATGCTGTACCTGAGCCTGTTGCGTAACCTGGAAGGCATCGAGCTGATCCCGCTGGACGGCGCCGGCAACCCCATTAATGGCGTCAACGGCACGCCAATGGCGTTCAAAATGCCCGGCGACCGCGTGCAGCCGGTGGGTTTTGCTGAAGAAGAAGCGTTGATCCCTTATCCGCTGAACACCTTCCGCGGTTATCGCTACCTACAAGAGTATTTTGCCTTTCAGGACAAATTCCTGTTTGTCGATATCAGCGGCCTGGACCTACTCAAGGCTTTGCCGGCATATATCCTCAAGCAGGTGCGCGGTCTGGAGTTGCGTTTCGACATTCGCAAGAGTGGAGTCCTGCGTATGCGTCCGACCCTGGACAACGTGAAGCTTCACTGTACGCCCATCGTTAATCTGTTCACGCACGATGCACTGCCGATCCGCCTTGACGGCAAGCAAGACGAGTACCTGCTGCTACCCGCCGAGTACGACCTGGAAAACTGCGGTGTGTTCTCGGTGGAAACCGTGACTGGCTGGAAACCTGGCGGCCTCGGTTATCAGGAGTATGTTCCGTTCGAGTCCTTCGAGCACGACCCCAGTTTCGACGTACCCAACAGCCGTCCTCACTACAGCATTCGCCAGCGCTCTTCCTCGCTGCACGAGGGCCTCGACACTTACCTGAGCTTCGGTATTCGCCACACCGAAGCCCAGGAAACCCTATCGGTCGAGCTGATGTGCACCAACCAGAACCTGCCGCGCAAGCTCAAGCTTGGCGACATCAGCCAGGCCTGCGAAGAAACGCCGGAGTTCCTGAGTTTCCGCAACATTACCCCTGCCACTTCGAGCTTCGCGCCGCCGCTGAATCATGACTTCCTCTGGAAGCTGATCAGCAACATGTCGCTTAACTATCTGTCGCTGGCCGACGTCAACGCGTTGAAGGTGATTCTCGAAACCTATGACCTGCCACGCTATTACGACCAACACGCTGAAAAAGTCAGCAAACGCCTGCTCGGCGGGCTCAAGTCGATCAAACATCAACACGTCGATCGATTGCACCGAGGGTTGCCGGTTCGTGGGCTGCGCACCGAACTGACCATCGACCCGCAAGGGTATATCGGTGAGGGCGACCTGTTCGTTTTCGCTTCGGTTCTTAACGAGTTTTTCGCGCTTTACGCCAGTCTCAATTCCTACCACGAGCTGCGGGTAAAAAGCACACAGGGAGAGGTGTACCAATGGACACCACGTATGGGCCTGCAACCGCTTCTTTAA
- the tssH gene encoding type VI secretion system ATPase TssH: MINVDLQQLIQALDAETRRDLESSAERCVARGGSKILVEDLLLGLLERPQGLLARALLDAEVDAGELSAVLQSRVEHSASRNPVFAPELVQWLQDALLVANLELGQTQVEQAALILALLRNPMRYAGSRYQLLLAKLNIDRLKEFALSRKEPSATGKLNVSSEFLLQRFTHNLTQQARDGKLDPVLCRDGAIRQMVDILARRRKNNPIVVGEAGVGKTAIVEGLASRIATGEVPQALKGVELLSLDMGLLQAGASVKGEFERRLKGVIDEVKASPRPIILFIDEAHTLIGAGGNAGGSDAANLLKPALARGELRTIAATTWAEYKKYFEKDPALARRFQPVQLHEPTVSEAVTILRGLAQVYEKSHGIYLRDDAVVAAAELSARYLAGRQLPDKAVDVLDTACARVRISLAAAPESLERLRGELAEGGRQRQALRRDAEAGLLIDHEALDALEERLEEAETKMVTLETLWTEQKTLAEHLLDLRQKLAKAREAANVVVEEDVEDTLGEAQSVETLEAALNETHKALTELQVKERLVSFEVCPRLVAEVVSAWTGVPLAQLAREHNAKVASFATDLRTRIRGQEQAVHALDRSMRATAAGLNKPDAPVGVFLLVGPSGVGKTETALALADLLYGGDRFITTINMSEFQEKHTVSRLIGAPPGYVGYGEGGMLTEAVRQKPYSVVLLDEVEKADPDVLNLFYQIFDKGVANDGEGREIDFRNTLILMTSNLGSDHISELCENGARPSAEVLEQTIRPVLSKHFKPALLARMRVVPYYPVGGQVLRELIEIKLDRLGERLNRRQLDFTYSQHLVDHLAERCTQSDSGARLIDHLLDLHVLPLVADRLLDAMATGESLKRVHATLDGNASVICEFA, encoded by the coding sequence ATGATTAACGTAGACCTACAGCAACTCATCCAGGCGCTGGATGCCGAAACCCGTCGTGACCTGGAAAGTTCCGCCGAACGCTGTGTGGCTCGTGGCGGCAGCAAGATCCTCGTCGAGGACCTGCTGCTGGGTTTGCTGGAGCGTCCGCAAGGCTTGCTTGCCCGTGCGCTGCTGGATGCTGAAGTAGACGCTGGTGAACTCAGTGCAGTGCTGCAATCACGGGTCGAGCACAGCGCTTCGCGCAACCCGGTGTTCGCCCCGGAACTGGTGCAGTGGCTGCAAGACGCCTTGCTGGTTGCCAACCTTGAACTGGGCCAGACCCAGGTCGAACAGGCTGCACTGATTCTCGCGTTGCTGCGTAACCCGATGCGCTACGCCGGCAGTCGCTACCAACTGTTGCTGGCCAAATTGAATATCGACCGCCTGAAAGAGTTCGCTTTATCCCGGAAAGAGCCGTCGGCCACCGGTAAATTGAACGTGTCGAGTGAGTTCCTGCTGCAACGCTTTACCCACAACCTGACCCAGCAGGCCCGCGACGGCAAACTCGACCCGGTGTTGTGCCGCGACGGCGCGATCCGGCAGATGGTTGACATCCTTGCTCGGCGACGCAAGAACAACCCGATTGTTGTTGGCGAAGCTGGCGTCGGTAAAACGGCCATCGTCGAAGGCCTGGCCTCGCGTATTGCTACTGGTGAAGTGCCGCAAGCGTTGAAAGGCGTCGAATTGCTGTCTCTGGACATGGGTCTGTTGCAAGCCGGCGCCAGCGTCAAAGGGGAATTCGAACGTCGCCTAAAAGGTGTGATTGATGAAGTCAAAGCGTCGCCGAGGCCAATCATCTTATTCATCGACGAAGCCCATACCTTGATAGGTGCGGGCGGCAATGCCGGTGGCTCTGACGCCGCCAACCTACTTAAGCCAGCGTTGGCCCGAGGAGAGTTACGCACCATCGCTGCGACTACCTGGGCTGAGTATAAAAAGTACTTTGAGAAAGACCCTGCCCTGGCCCGTCGATTCCAGCCAGTGCAACTGCACGAACCGACCGTCAGCGAGGCGGTGACCATTCTGCGTGGCCTTGCTCAGGTTTATGAGAAGAGCCACGGTATCTATTTACGTGATGACGCGGTGGTCGCCGCTGCCGAGTTGTCCGCTCGTTACCTGGCGGGTCGTCAACTGCCGGATAAAGCCGTCGACGTACTGGACACCGCCTGCGCTCGTGTGCGCATCAGCCTCGCAGCCGCTCCGGAAAGCCTGGAACGGCTGCGTGGTGAGCTGGCAGAGGGTGGCCGCCAACGTCAGGCCCTGCGCCGCGATGCCGAGGCCGGCTTGCTGATCGACCACGAAGCGCTGGATGCGCTGGAAGAACGTCTGGAAGAAGCTGAAACCAAAATGGTCACGCTGGAAACCCTCTGGACCGAACAGAAAACATTGGCTGAGCATCTGTTGGATCTGCGCCAAAAATTGGCCAAGGCCCGTGAAGCCGCCAACGTTGTGGTCGAAGAAGACGTTGAAGACACCTTAGGCGAAGCTCAAAGCGTCGAAACCCTGGAAGCTGCACTCAACGAAACTCACAAAGCCCTGACCGAGTTGCAAGTCAAAGAGCGACTGGTGAGCTTCGAAGTCTGCCCGCGGCTTGTGGCTGAGGTGGTCAGTGCCTGGACCGGCGTACCGCTGGCGCAACTGGCCCGTGAGCACAATGCCAAGGTTGCCAGCTTCGCTACTGACCTGCGTACCCGCATTCGTGGTCAGGAACAAGCCGTTCACGCCCTTGATCGTTCGATGCGCGCTACCGCCGCCGGCCTGAACAAGCCCGATGCGCCCGTGGGGGTGTTCCTGCTGGTTGGCCCAAGTGGCGTCGGCAAGACCGAAACGGCATTGGCCCTCGCTGATTTGTTGTACGGCGGTGATCGTTTCATCACCACCATCAACATGTCCGAATTCCAGGAGAAACATACCGTTTCGCGCCTGATCGGTGCGCCACCAGGCTACGTCGGCTATGGCGAGGGCGGCATGCTCACCGAAGCGGTGCGCCAGAAACCGTATTCCGTCGTGCTGCTCGATGAAGTCGAGAAGGCCGACCCGGACGTGCTCAACCTCTTTTACCAAATCTTTGACAAGGGCGTAGCCAACGACGGCGAAGGGCGCGAGATCGATTTTCGCAATACGCTGATTTTGATGACCTCTAACCTGGGCAGCGACCACATCAGCGAACTCTGCGAAAACGGCGCACGGCCATCGGCTGAAGTCCTCGAACAAACCATTCGCCCGGTGCTGAGCAAGCACTTCAAACCGGCACTGTTGGCGCGGATGCGTGTGGTGCCCTATTACCCGGTCGGGGGGCAGGTGCTACGCGAACTGATCGAAATCAAACTCGATCGTTTGGGCGAGCGCCTGAACCGTCGTCAACTCGACTTCACTTATTCACAGCACCTCGTCGACCACCTGGCCGAGCGCTGCACCCAAAGCGACAGCGGCGCGCGCCTGATCGACCATTTGCTGGACCTGCACGTGCTGCCGTTGGTGGCTGACCGTTTGTTGGACGCGATGGCCACTGGCGAAAGCCTCAAGCGTGTGCACGCAACGCTTGACGGCAACGCCAGCGTGATCTGCGAGTTCGCCTGA
- a CDS encoding sigma-54 interaction domain-containing protein produces the protein MFSQVPQPLVYAEALLAQFASLSRATDGTALLGDFVRGLAELSGCELAQLYLLDATHTCLEMNAECLNGNLQPRETASLPADYNGEQLLQFALCQNRVVFISELSGSLHETSFLPSQARPWQSLLCVPLVNQQKSVEGLLLCASHQHIELQGFADSFGRLGSFVLGHLHLLQRLRWPSGSASPAPLAAPSASGYGLTGKSVAMRQVYSLISKVLHSSYTVLLGGETGTGKEVVARAIHECGPRRSQAFIVQNCAALPESLLESELFGYRKGAFTGADRDRSGLFDAANGGTLLLDEVGDMPLSLQVKLLRVLQEGEVRPLGSNDTHKIDVRIIAATHQDLSVLVSQGKFREDLYYRLAQFPIELPALRQREDDILDLARHFANKACTFLQRDEVSWSNEVLDLLGRYAFPGNVRELKGLVERAVLLCEGNELLEEHFSLRMDAIPELENLNLRERLERIERNLLIDCLRKNDGNQTLSARELGLPRRTFLYRLRRLNINVGNVDV, from the coding sequence ATGTTCAGTCAAGTGCCGCAACCGCTGGTCTATGCCGAAGCCTTACTTGCGCAGTTCGCCAGCCTGTCGCGAGCGACGGATGGAACTGCGCTGCTGGGTGACTTCGTGCGCGGTCTGGCCGAGCTCAGCGGGTGTGAATTGGCACAACTGTACCTGCTGGACGCTACCCACACCTGTCTGGAGATGAATGCGGAGTGCCTCAATGGCAACCTGCAACCCCGTGAAACGGCTAGCTTGCCAGCGGACTACAACGGCGAGCAACTGCTGCAATTTGCTCTGTGCCAGAACCGCGTAGTGTTCATTAGTGAATTGAGCGGCAGTCTGCACGAGACCAGTTTTCTGCCGAGCCAGGCGAGGCCGTGGCAGTCACTGCTGTGCGTGCCGCTGGTCAATCAGCAGAAATCTGTGGAAGGGTTATTGCTGTGTGCCAGCCATCAGCACATCGAACTGCAAGGCTTCGCCGATTCGTTTGGTCGACTTGGCTCGTTCGTGCTGGGCCATTTGCATTTGCTGCAGCGTTTACGATGGCCGAGCGGCAGCGCATCGCCGGCACCGCTCGCCGCTCCGAGCGCCAGCGGTTATGGCCTGACGGGTAAAAGCGTAGCCATGCGTCAGGTCTATTCGCTGATCAGCAAAGTTTTGCACAGCTCTTACACCGTGCTGCTGGGTGGCGAAACGGGTACTGGCAAGGAAGTGGTTGCCCGGGCGATCCACGAATGCGGACCGCGTCGCTCCCAGGCGTTTATCGTGCAGAACTGCGCGGCGCTCCCGGAAAGCTTGCTGGAAAGCGAGCTATTCGGTTACCGCAAAGGCGCCTTCACGGGTGCCGACCGTGACCGATCCGGGCTGTTCGACGCAGCCAACGGCGGCACCTTGTTGCTTGATGAGGTCGGTGACATGCCATTGTCGCTGCAAGTCAAGCTGTTGCGGGTTCTGCAAGAGGGAGAGGTTCGTCCTCTGGGCTCCAACGACACCCACAAAATTGACGTGCGCATCATTGCCGCGACACATCAGGACTTATCGGTGCTGGTCAGCCAAGGGAAGTTTCGCGAGGATTTGTACTACCGTCTCGCGCAGTTCCCTATTGAGCTACCGGCCCTGCGCCAACGCGAAGACGACATTCTCGACTTGGCACGACACTTCGCCAACAAGGCCTGTACGTTCTTGCAGCGTGATGAGGTGAGTTGGTCCAACGAAGTGCTGGATCTTTTGGGCCGTTACGCATTCCCCGGCAACGTGCGTGAACTCAAGGGTTTGGTCGAGCGTGCGGTGCTGCTCTGCGAGGGCAATGAGTTGCTGGAGGAGCACTTCTCCCTGCGTATGGACGCCATACCTGAACTCGAAAATCTGAACTTGCGCGAACGGCTGGAACGAATTGAGCGCAACTTGCTGATCGATTGCCTGCGTAAAAACGACGGTAATCAGACCCTCTCCGCTCGCGAACTCGGCCTGCCACGGCGCACATTCCTCTACCGCCTAAGGCGCCTGAACATCAATGTGGGAAATGTCGATGTGTAG
- a CDS encoding type VI secretion protein, with protein sequence MSIRHWQAVLLTVVVLCGLGGCSGNYKYNDNTYRPLGDPQSVNRGK encoded by the coding sequence ATGTCTATTCGTCACTGGCAAGCCGTCCTTCTGACAGTTGTCGTTCTATGTGGCCTCGGTGGCTGCAGCGGCAATTACAAATACAACGACAACACCTATCGCCCCTTGGGTGATCCGCAGTCGGTCAATCGCGGCAAGTGA
- the tagH gene encoding type VI secretion system-associated FHA domain protein TagH, with the protein MELVFEMLNTKQFVPTQLCQKTFKQAGGVIGRGEDCDWIIPDRKRHLSNHHALISYREGTFFLTDTSSNGIQNSTSGARLHKGDTVRIEHGSVYVLGDFEIRARLVHALATCDVEVGRPQAAGSIIPDDAFLDLDPLNALDQQERVYSEIDELISPNNASHDTRQRADYARIDMESLMVPELIAAPAEPAPAPPPKAVERQSEGFWEHFGAALGVDLKGLDHDAREALALNAARLLKQSIGGLQQSLRTRSELKNELRLAQTTVQGPHKNPLKFAVDAGEALGILLQPNRPGQLPPEQAISRAFRDLQAHQVALLTASRAAVRSTLEHFSPQQLTLRFERDNKPLLATSGSRWRAYGRYHQALRQDDDWSERLLARDFAQAYEEQIRLISTLHTDHQG; encoded by the coding sequence ATGGAACTGGTTTTCGAAATGCTGAACACCAAGCAGTTCGTACCTACGCAGCTGTGCCAGAAGACCTTCAAACAGGCCGGCGGCGTGATTGGTCGGGGGGAAGATTGCGACTGGATAATTCCGGACCGCAAGCGTCACCTGTCCAACCATCACGCGTTGATCAGCTACCGCGAGGGCACGTTTTTCCTGACCGATACCAGCAGCAACGGAATCCAGAATAGTACCAGCGGCGCACGCTTGCACAAGGGCGATACGGTACGTATCGAGCACGGCAGCGTATACGTGCTGGGTGATTTCGAGATCCGTGCACGGCTAGTTCACGCCCTGGCGACTTGCGATGTGGAGGTCGGTCGTCCGCAAGCCGCTGGCAGTATCATTCCTGATGATGCGTTCCTCGACCTCGACCCGCTGAACGCACTCGATCAGCAAGAGCGTGTGTATTCGGAAATCGACGAACTCATTTCGCCAAACAACGCATCACACGACACACGTCAACGCGCCGACTACGCGCGCATCGACATGGAAAGCCTGATGGTGCCGGAGCTGATCGCCGCCCCGGCAGAGCCTGCGCCAGCCCCGCCGCCGAAAGCGGTCGAACGTCAGAGCGAAGGGTTCTGGGAGCACTTCGGCGCGGCGTTGGGCGTGGACCTCAAAGGCCTCGACCACGACGCTCGCGAAGCCCTGGCGCTGAACGCCGCACGCCTGCTCAAGCAGAGCATCGGCGGTTTGCAGCAGAGCCTACGCACCCGCAGCGAACTGAAAAACGAATTGCGCCTGGCCCAGACCACCGTGCAAGGCCCCCACAAGAATCCGCTGAAATTTGCCGTTGATGCCGGTGAAGCGCTGGGCATTCTGTTGCAGCCGAACAGGCCAGGGCAGTTACCGCCTGAACAGGCTATATCTCGTGCGTTTCGCGATTTACAGGCGCATCAGGTGGCCTTGCTGACGGCCAGCCGCGCCGCCGTTCGCAGCACCTTGGAGCACTTCTCGCCGCAACAGCTCACCCTGCGTTTCGAGCGAGACAACAAACCGTTGCTCGCCACCTCCGGCAGTCGCTGGAGGGCTTACGGTCGTTATCACCAGGCCCTGCGTCAGGACGATGACTGGAGCGAGCGCTTGTTGGCCCGTGACTTCGCCCAGGCCTACGAAGAACAGATCCGCCTGATTTCCACCCTTCACACCGACCACCAAGGATGA
- the tssE gene encoding type VI secretion system baseplate subunit TssE yields MTGYGSLFERLGGDADKRVGWSREVSAMASVAAHLAKMLSTRAGSVQTLSDYGLPDLNDMRLSLHDSLSQARLAIENFIEAYEPRLSNVRVISLPRDHDQLRLSFNIEGLLEVDGFKRQVSFAACLDGSGQVKVS; encoded by the coding sequence ATGACTGGATACGGCAGCCTTTTCGAACGCCTGGGTGGTGACGCGGACAAACGCGTCGGCTGGAGCCGCGAGGTTTCCGCCATGGCGTCCGTGGCTGCCCATCTGGCCAAGATGCTCAGCACCCGTGCGGGCAGCGTACAAACGCTGTCCGATTACGGGCTACCCGATCTCAATGACATGCGTCTAAGTCTGCACGACTCCCTGAGTCAGGCCCGTCTGGCCATCGAAAATTTCATCGAAGCCTACGAGCCACGCCTGAGCAATGTGCGTGTCATCTCCCTGCCGCGTGATCACGATCAGCTTCGCCTGTCCTTCAACATCGAAGGCCTGCTGGAAGTGGATGGTTTCAAGCGTCAGGTCAGTTTCGCCGCGTGCCTAGATGGCAGCGGCCAAGTCAAGGTCAGCTAA
- the tssG gene encoding type VI secretion system baseplate subunit TssG: protein MDTTYGPATASLSALTRGIREYSLFQAVLLVVDRLREAHPHLSQDDLYDQLEFQANPSLGFPGSDLDRVEFFHEHGLMRARLRFNLIGLVGSGSPLPAFYAEQALGDSEDGNPTRNFLDLFHHRLQRLMLPIWKKYRYRASFESGALDPFSSQLFALIGLGGEEIRRAQELNWKRLLPYLGLLSLRAHSAALIEAVLRYYFKHAELTIEQCIERHVEILDEQRNRLGRANSTLGDDVVLGETVRDRSGKFRIHIRELDWQRFHEFLPIGFGYQPLCALVRFTLRDPLDYDIRLMLRHEEIRELRIGEQNACRLGWTSWLGREKADGVVTLGSKIH, encoded by the coding sequence ATGGACACCACGTATGGGCCTGCAACCGCTTCTTTAAGTGCACTGACCCGAGGCATACGCGAGTACTCGCTGTTTCAGGCCGTACTGTTGGTAGTTGACCGACTACGCGAAGCACACCCTCATCTGAGCCAAGACGATTTGTACGACCAACTGGAATTTCAGGCCAATCCCAGTCTGGGGTTCCCCGGCAGTGACCTTGATCGCGTTGAGTTCTTTCACGAGCACGGGCTGATGCGCGCGCGCCTGCGATTCAATTTGATCGGACTGGTTGGTTCTGGGTCACCGCTGCCGGCGTTTTACGCAGAACAGGCCCTGGGCGACAGCGAGGATGGCAACCCAACCCGCAACTTCCTAGACCTATTTCACCATCGCCTACAACGGCTGATGCTGCCGATCTGGAAAAAATACCGCTATCGCGCCAGTTTCGAGAGTGGTGCCCTCGACCCTTTTTCCTCTCAGCTGTTTGCCCTGATCGGCCTCGGCGGTGAAGAGATCCGGCGCGCCCAAGAGCTGAATTGGAAACGCCTGCTGCCGTATCTGGGCTTGCTCAGTTTGCGTGCGCATTCGGCTGCGCTGATCGAAGCGGTGCTGCGTTACTACTTCAAACACGCCGAACTGACCATTGAACAGTGCATTGAGCGCCATGTGGAAATCCTCGACGAACAGCGTAATCGCCTAGGACGAGCCAACTCCACGCTTGGTGACGACGTGGTGTTGGGGGAGACCGTACGCGATCGCAGCGGCAAGTTCCGGATCCACATCCGTGAGCTGGACTGGCAGCGCTTTCACGAGTTTCTGCCAATCGGTTTCGGCTACCAGCCGCTGTGTGCACTGGTGCGGTTCACCCTCCGTGACCCGCTCGATTACGACATTCGCCTGATGCTGCGCCACGAAGAAATTCGCGAACTGCGTATTGGTGAGCAAAACGCTTGTCGCCTGGGATGGACCAGTTGGCTCGGCCGCGAAAAAGCGGACGGTGTGGTGACTCTGGGTAGCAAAATTCATTAA